The Caulobacter sp. FWC26 genome contains a region encoding:
- a CDS encoding HNH endonuclease, translating to MMQVLTRPPSGMPALVLNADFRPLSYYPLSLWPWQEVIKAVFLDRVDVVASYDQVIHSPSCEMKLPSVVALKQYVPQERPPAFTRFNLFLRDSFSCQYCGSPDDLTFDHVIPRSRGGRTTWENIVTACAPCNLSKGGRTPREAGMQTFHTARRPSMYELQERGRRFPPGRLHVSWLDYLYWDIELEA from the coding sequence TTGATGCAGGTCCTCACCCGCCCGCCGTCGGGCATGCCCGCTCTGGTCCTCAACGCGGACTTCAGGCCGTTGAGCTACTATCCGCTGTCCCTCTGGCCCTGGCAGGAGGTGATCAAGGCGGTGTTTCTGGACCGCGTCGATGTCGTGGCCAGCTATGACCAGGTCATCCACTCGCCCTCCTGTGAGATGAAGCTGCCCAGCGTGGTGGCTCTGAAGCAGTATGTGCCGCAGGAGCGCCCGCCGGCCTTCACACGCTTCAACCTGTTCCTGCGCGACAGTTTCAGCTGCCAGTACTGCGGATCTCCGGACGACCTGACGTTCGACCACGTCATCCCGCGCTCGCGGGGCGGCCGCACGACCTGGGAGAACATCGTCACCGCCTGCGCGCCCTGCAACCTCAGCAAGGGCGGGCGAACGCCGCGCGAGGCGGGAATGCAGACGTTCCACACCGCGCGCCGGCCGTCGATGTACGAGCTGCAGGAACGCGGGCGCCGGTTCCCGCCGGGACGGCTGCATGTGAGCTGGCTGGACTATCTGTACTGGGACATCGAGCTGGAGGCGTAA
- a CDS encoding DNA-3-methyladenine glycosylase, whose product MFDPPSAEAILAARKHLAAADPALAAAEAVTPAFAWRVGLGGFPGLLKMIVQQQVSLASAAAIWARVEAGLPDMTPEAVAGLEEAHLLSLGLSRPKARYARAIAEAHLNGACDFNALRSLSDAEAVAALTAITGVGRWTAEVFLMFTQGRLDLFPGGDVALQEALRWVDGADVRPTEKQAYARAELWRPYRSVAAHLLWACYGAVKRREIAPF is encoded by the coding sequence ATGTTCGACCCGCCTTCCGCCGAAGCGATCCTGGCCGCCCGCAAACACCTGGCGGCCGCCGATCCGGCCTTGGCGGCGGCGGAGGCTGTGACGCCGGCCTTCGCTTGGCGCGTCGGCCTGGGCGGCTTTCCCGGTCTTCTGAAGATGATCGTCCAGCAGCAGGTGTCGCTTGCCTCCGCTGCGGCGATCTGGGCGCGGGTCGAGGCGGGGCTGCCGGACATGACACCGGAGGCGGTGGCGGGGCTGGAAGAGGCTCACCTGCTCTCGCTGGGCCTTTCCCGGCCCAAGGCGCGCTATGCCCGGGCCATCGCCGAGGCCCATTTGAACGGCGCCTGCGATTTCAACGCGCTAAGGAGCCTCTCCGACGCGGAGGCCGTGGCGGCCCTCACGGCGATCACCGGCGTGGGCCGATGGACGGCCGAGGTCTTCCTGATGTTCACCCAAGGCCGGCTGGACCTGTTTCCCGGCGGGGACGTGGCGCTGCAGGAAGCCCTGCGCTGGGTCGACGGCGCCGATGTCCGTCCGACCGAGAAGCAGGCCTACGCCCGGGCCGAGCTTTGGCGGCCTTACAGGAGCGTCGCCGCTCACCTGCTGTGGGCCTGCTACGGCGCCGTGAAACGACGCGAAATCGCGCCTTTTTGA
- the greA gene encoding transcription elongation factor GreA has translation MSVAFTKEGDSEAFAADLPDRPISTHPNLVTPDGLAEIELELAAARAAYSSAQSAGGAADGDRTAMARATRDLRYWSARRATAQVLERDPSKSVAQFGDRVTFEREDGRVQTFRIVGEDQADPAKGSISYVAPIARALLGKAVGEVSAAPGGAIEITVIE, from the coding sequence ATGAGCGTCGCCTTCACCAAGGAAGGCGACAGCGAAGCCTTCGCCGCCGATCTGCCGGATCGTCCGATCTCCACGCACCCGAACCTGGTGACGCCCGACGGCCTAGCCGAGATCGAGCTCGAACTCGCGGCTGCGCGCGCGGCGTATTCCAGCGCCCAGAGCGCGGGCGGCGCCGCCGACGGTGACCGCACGGCCATGGCGCGCGCGACGCGCGATCTCCGCTACTGGTCGGCCCGTCGCGCGACCGCGCAAGTGCTGGAACGCGATCCCTCCAAGTCGGTGGCGCAGTTCGGCGATCGCGTGACGTTCGAACGCGAGGACGGCCGGGTTCAGACTTTCCGGATCGTCGGCGAGGACCAGGCCGATCCCGCCAAGGGCTCGATCTCTTACGTCGCGCCGATCGCCCGGGCTTTGCTCGGCAAGGCGGTCGGCGAGGTCTCCGCCGCGCCGGGCGGCGCGATCGAGATCACGGTGATCGAGTAG
- a CDS encoding TetR/AcrR family transcriptional regulator produces MSTATAESRPYHHGDLSRALIGAARKILETDGPAALSLRAVAREAGVSPAAPYHHFKDKAELLDAVAHEGWHELDAALSKARGENNAARDQMTNLGVAYVCFARDNPALYRVMYDCSRDRDALPDQLKDDGAYCQVRDTIGENSGGRATEIDLELATIAAWCAGHGLAEMISFKQFAPLKELLGGEEAFLRAVFEHLGMFAKVIDQDPA; encoded by the coding sequence ATGAGCACAGCGACCGCAGAATCACGCCCCTATCACCACGGTGACCTGAGCCGCGCCCTGATTGGGGCGGCGCGCAAGATTCTCGAGACCGATGGTCCTGCGGCGCTGTCTCTCCGGGCGGTGGCGCGCGAGGCCGGGGTAAGCCCCGCCGCGCCGTACCATCACTTCAAGGACAAGGCCGAACTGCTGGACGCCGTGGCGCACGAGGGCTGGCACGAACTCGATGCGGCGCTCTCCAAAGCCCGTGGCGAGAACAATGCCGCCCGGGACCAGATGACCAATCTCGGCGTCGCCTATGTGTGCTTCGCCCGCGACAATCCCGCGCTCTATCGCGTCATGTATGACTGCTCACGCGACCGGGACGCCTTGCCCGACCAGCTGAAGGACGACGGCGCCTATTGCCAGGTCCGCGACACCATCGGCGAGAATAGCGGCGGCCGCGCCACCGAGATCGACCTGGAGTTGGCGACGATCGCCGCCTGGTGCGCCGGACATGGCCTGGCCGAGATGATCAGCTTCAAGCAGTTCGCGCCGCTCAAGGAACTGCTCGGCGGCGAAGAGGCGTTCCTGCGGGCGGTCTTCGAGCATCTGGGCATGTTCGCCAAGGTCATCGACCAGGATCCGGCTTGA
- the gluQRS gene encoding tRNA glutamyl-Q(34) synthetase GluQRS, producing the protein MTFVTRFAPSPTGYLHRGHAYSALTTFEAARAAGGRFILRIEDIDATRCRPEYEAAILEDLAWLGLRWETPARRQSEHLSDYEAAIAALRDRGLVYRCFKTRKEIDIGRAPHEPAVAYVGAPLSAGEEAERLARGEPFAWRLSLAAAREALGGFDSLTFVEEGVDRSSPRTVQARPETAGDIVLARKDVGVAYHLAVVHDDALQGVTHVIRGEDLFEATHIQRLLQALLGLPTPVYRHHGLLTGPDGKRYAKRDKAQTLRALRASGMTASALRAELGFE; encoded by the coding sequence TTGACGTTCGTCACCCGGTTCGCGCCCTCCCCGACGGGTTACCTGCATCGCGGCCACGCCTACTCCGCGCTGACTACGTTCGAGGCGGCGCGCGCGGCGGGCGGGCGGTTCATCCTGCGCATCGAGGACATCGACGCCACCCGTTGCCGACCCGAGTACGAGGCGGCGATCCTGGAAGACCTCGCCTGGCTGGGCCTGCGCTGGGAAACGCCGGCGCGCCGGCAATCCGAGCACCTATCGGACTACGAGGCCGCCATTGCAGCGCTGCGCGATCGCGGCCTCGTCTATCGCTGCTTCAAGACCCGCAAGGAAATCGACATAGGTCGCGCGCCGCACGAGCCCGCCGTCGCCTATGTCGGCGCGCCGCTCAGCGCGGGCGAGGAAGCTGAACGGCTGGCGCGCGGCGAGCCGTTCGCCTGGCGGCTGTCGCTGGCGGCGGCGCGAGAGGCCCTCGGCGGCTTCGATTCCCTCACCTTCGTGGAGGAAGGCGTCGACAGATCATCGCCCCGAACCGTCCAAGCCCGCCCCGAAACCGCCGGCGATATCGTCCTGGCCCGCAAGGACGTCGGCGTGGCCTACCACCTTGCGGTCGTTCATGACGATGCGCTGCAGGGAGTGACCCATGTGATCCGGGGCGAAGACCTGTTCGAGGCCACGCATATCCAGCGACTGCTACAGGCGCTGCTGGGCCTGCCGACCCCGGTCTATCGCCACCATGGCCTGCTCACGGGGCCGGACGGCAAGCGCTACGCCAAGCGGGACAAGGCCCAGACCCTGCGGGCGCTTCGCGCGTCGGGGATGACAGCCTCGGCGCTTCGCGCCGAACTCGGGTTTGAATGA
- a CDS encoding transcriptional regulator, whose translation MAPKFEISGLDDVIHGRVRLGIVAYLASAEVADFTELKDVLEVTQGNLSIHLRKLEEAAYVSIDKSFVGRKPLTRVRLTDTGRAAFSNYLKAMGQLVEQAGGG comes from the coding sequence GTGGCCCCCAAGTTTGAAATCAGCGGGCTGGACGACGTGATCCATGGCCGGGTGCGCCTGGGCATCGTCGCCTATCTGGCCAGCGCCGAGGTCGCGGACTTCACCGAGCTGAAGGATGTGCTCGAGGTCACCCAGGGCAACCTGTCGATCCACCTGCGCAAGCTGGAGGAGGCGGCTTACGTGTCGATCGACAAGAGCTTCGTCGGGCGCAAGCCCCTGACGCGCGTGCGACTGACCGACACCGGCCGGGCGGCGTTTTCGAACTATCTGAAGGCCATGGGGCAGTTGGTGGAGCAGGCGGGCGGCGGCTGA
- a CDS encoding acyltransferase, with protein MHAPLSVTERSTMAQLGGRNAPIGALRAFVTLLVIAHHTVLAYTPNPPPIADFGQAPYLWMAFPVRDPQKFELFGLLTLVNDLFFMSLMFFISGLFVADGLRAKGSGGFLGGRALRLGVPFVLAAGLLAPLAYFPAWLQAGGDVSVAAFASAWFDLPVWPSGPAWFLWVLLAFGAVATAINLIAPGAIESLGRLARGADRKPGLFFLGLVIASAVAYIPMSATFTFMHWTQVGPFTVQTSRVLHYFVYFLAGVAVGAAGVGQGLTNAEGKLAKRWWAWQAAPILPVVGVIAVIIMAFSPKPPPRLALDIGGGVMFALACATLSFAALATFLRFVKKTGPIGASLQANAYGMYLTHYVFTAWLAWLFLPQAWGGLAKGVAVFVGATVLSWILTMALRRLPLLGRIL; from the coding sequence ATGCACGCGCCGCTCAGTGTCACCGAACGATCGACGATGGCCCAACTCGGCGGCCGCAACGCTCCGATCGGCGCGTTGCGCGCCTTCGTCACCCTGCTGGTGATCGCCCACCACACGGTGCTGGCGTACACGCCCAATCCGCCGCCGATCGCGGACTTCGGCCAGGCCCCGTACCTGTGGATGGCCTTCCCGGTTCGCGATCCTCAGAAGTTCGAGCTGTTTGGCCTGCTGACCCTGGTCAACGATCTGTTCTTCATGTCGCTGATGTTCTTCATCTCGGGTCTGTTCGTCGCTGACGGCCTGCGGGCGAAGGGTAGCGGCGGGTTCCTGGGCGGCCGGGCCCTGCGACTGGGTGTTCCGTTTGTGCTTGCGGCGGGCCTGCTGGCGCCGCTGGCCTATTTCCCGGCGTGGCTGCAGGCCGGTGGGGATGTCTCTGTCGCCGCCTTCGCAAGCGCCTGGTTCGATCTGCCCGTCTGGCCCAGCGGCCCGGCGTGGTTCCTGTGGGTGCTGCTCGCCTTCGGCGCCGTGGCCACGGCGATCAACCTGATCGCGCCGGGCGCGATCGAGAGCCTCGGACGGCTGGCGCGCGGCGCGGATCGTAAGCCGGGCCTGTTCTTTCTCGGGCTCGTGATCGCCAGCGCCGTTGCGTATATCCCGATGAGCGCGACCTTCACCTTCATGCATTGGACGCAGGTGGGGCCCTTCACGGTGCAGACTTCGCGGGTCCTTCATTACTTCGTCTATTTCCTGGCCGGCGTCGCGGTCGGGGCGGCGGGCGTCGGCCAGGGGCTGACCAACGCGGAGGGCAAGCTGGCCAAGCGCTGGTGGGCCTGGCAGGCCGCCCCGATCCTGCCCGTCGTGGGGGTGATCGCGGTGATCATCATGGCCTTTTCGCCCAAGCCGCCGCCGCGCCTGGCGCTGGACATCGGCGGCGGCGTGATGTTCGCCCTGGCCTGCGCCACCCTGTCCTTCGCGGCGTTGGCCACCTTCCTGCGGTTCGTCAAGAAAACCGGTCCGATCGGCGCCAGCCTGCAGGCCAACGCCTACGGCATGTACCTGACCCACTACGTCTTCACGGCCTGGCTGGCCTGGCTGTTCCTGCCTCAAGCCTGGGGCGGACTGGCCAAGGGCGTGGCGGTGTTTGTCGGGGCCACCGTGTTGAGCTGGATTCTGACCATGGCACTACGTCGCCTGCCGCTGTTGGGTCGAATCCTGTGA
- a CDS encoding GNAT family N-acetyltransferase, with product MIDPARLEPLADDAWPARERATLGGWRLNATSGHSMRINACWPLGAPDRDVDAAILAAEAWLDARGLPPRFKLTDGACAPADLDRRLAARGYAPTKETLVMLGPTRGEGSDRVVISMTPDDAFQAVFTATAGDPEDGRERLETLRRIPAPARFARLDINNAPAAIGASAIGGGFAGIFGMRTAPDHRRKGLARLVLRALLSEASTLGAEQAWLQVEADNAPAIALYDDEGFEPAYRYRYWAR from the coding sequence GTGATCGATCCGGCGCGGCTGGAGCCGCTGGCCGACGACGCCTGGCCCGCGCGAGAGCGCGCGACGCTTGGCGGATGGCGGTTGAACGCCACGTCGGGCCACTCCATGCGCATCAACGCCTGCTGGCCGCTGGGCGCGCCCGATCGCGACGTCGATGCGGCGATCCTGGCCGCCGAGGCGTGGCTCGATGCGCGAGGACTGCCGCCGCGCTTCAAGCTCACGGACGGCGCCTGCGCGCCTGCGGACCTTGATCGAAGGCTTGCTGCGCGGGGTTATGCGCCGACCAAGGAAACGCTGGTGATGCTGGGGCCGACGCGCGGGGAGGGGAGCGATCGTGTGGTGATCTCGATGACGCCCGACGACGCGTTCCAGGCGGTGTTCACCGCCACGGCCGGCGATCCCGAAGACGGCCGCGAGCGGCTGGAGACTCTGCGACGAATCCCGGCCCCCGCTCGGTTCGCGCGCCTGGACATCAACAATGCGCCGGCGGCGATCGGGGCCAGCGCGATCGGCGGAGGCTTCGCGGGGATCTTCGGCATGCGCACCGCGCCCGACCATCGCCGCAAGGGGCTGGCCCGCTTGGTGCTGCGCGCTCTGCTGTCGGAGGCTTCGACGCTGGGCGCAGAACAGGCCTGGCTGCAGGTGGAGGCCGACAACGCGCCTGCTATCGCCTTGTATGACGATGAGGGTTTCGAGCCGGCGTATCGGTATCGGTACTGGGCGCGGTGA